The segment CGAGGCATCAGTCTGACCGGCAGGGGACATCCGGGGCGCGCGGCCGCCGAGCCCGACAGCGGGCTCGGCGGCCGCACCGGCCGACCCGGTGGCATGCACCGGATAACGACCGGATAACCTCCGTGACCGGACAAGCACCAAGATAGGGGTACACGGTGAAATTCCGGCTGCTCGGGGCGGTGACGGCGGACGGCGCCGACGGCGAGCTCCAGCTCGGACCGGAGAAGCGACGCAGCCTGCTGGCCCTGCTCCTGCTGCGCCGCAACCGCGCCGTCTCCGTCGCCCAGCTCACCGAGGCGCTGTGGGTGGACGAACCGCCCGCCAACGCCCGCACCGTCGTGCAGAGCCACGTCTCCCGGCTGCGGGCGCTGCTGGCCGAGGCACGGGCCGACCGGTACGGGGTCCAGCTGGCCACGGCCGGTGACGCCTACACGCTGCACCTGCCCGAGGGCCTGCTCGACGTCGAGCAGTTCGACGCGCTGGTGGCCGCCGCCCGGGGCGAGCAGCGGTCCACCGAGGTGGTCGGCGCCCTGGAGCACGCCCTCGGCCTGTGGCGCGGTCCCGCCCTCACCGGCACGGTCTCCAGCGCCCCGCTGGAAGCCTGGCGGCAGACCCTGGAGGAGAACCGGCTCGCCGCCGTCGAGGCCCTCGCCGACCACCTCCAGCGGCTCGGCGAGCCCGCCCGGGCCGCCGAGCTGCTGCGCGCCGAGACGGTCGCCCACCCGCTGCGCGAATCCCTGGTCTCGGCGCTGATGCTCGCCCTGTTCCGGGCCGGTCGGCAGTGCGACGCCATCGACTGGTACCACCGCACCCGGGAGTCCCTCGCCGACCGCCTCGGCGTCGACCCCGGCCGGGCCCTGAACGCCGCGTACGAGCGCATCCTGCGCGGAGAAGGCGCCGAGGGGGGCCCGGCGGCGGGCCCGGAGGCGGCGGGCGGGCCGCCGCTGTCCGCGCCCGCGCCCGGGTTCACGCCCGCGGCCGGTGCGGCCGGCGCCGCCACGGCCGACGCCACTGTCGACGCCGGTGCCGGTGCCGGTGCCGGTGCCGCGTACGGGGCGAAGCCGAGCATTCCCGCGCAGCGCACCTCCTTCCGGAGCGGCGCCGCCATGGGCACCGCCGGGACCGCGTTCCAGCCGCAGTACCGTCCGGAGCCCCAGGCGGCGCCCCGTCCGCAGGCCGCGTCGGAGCCCCCGCCCGCCGGCCTCCCGTCCGTGATACAGCCGTCCGTGATGCAGCCGTCCGTGGTGCAGCCGTCCGCCGCCGACGCGCCGGTCGGGGGTGAAGTGCCGTCAGTCGTCGACCTGTTGCCCCGGGCACCGCGCGGCTTCTACGGCCGGGTGGCCGAACTCGCCGCGCTCGGGGACGCGTTGCGTACGGGGCCGGACGGGGCGATCGCGCTGGTGACCGGTCCGGCGGGGGTCGGGAAGACCGCGCTCGCGCTGCGCTGGGCGCACCTGAACGGCGAGCGTTTCCCGGACGGGGTGCTGTTCGCCGACCTGGGCGGGTTCAGTGACCGGCCGGATCGCGAAGTCGGCGACGTGCTGGCGGAGTTCCTGGTCGCGCTGGGTACCGCGCACGAGGAACTGCCGCCGACCCTGGCGGGCCGGGCCGCGCTCTACCGGCGGGTCAGCACCGGCCGTCGGCTGCTGGTGGTGATCGACAACGCCCGGGAGTCCGAGCAGGTCCGCCCGCTGCTGCCGGCCGGTGCCGACTCGGCCGCGCTGGTCACCAGCCGGCACCGGATGCTGGCCCTGGTCGCCTCCGAACTCGCCCGCCCCGTACCGCTCACGGTGCTGCGCCCGGAGGAGTCGGCCGCGCTGCTGGCCCGGGTGCTCGGGCCGGGCCGGATCGCCGCCGAGCCGACGGCGTCCCGCGAACTCGCCGACCTGTGCGACGGGTTGCCGCTCGCGCTGCGGGTCGCCGCCGCCAAGGCCGCCGCCGACCCGCGCCGCGGCCTGGCCGTCGTGGTCGATCAACTGCGGCACGAGCAGCGCCGGTTGAGCCACCTCGCGGCCGAGGAGATCAGCGTCACCAGTGCCCTGCGGATCTCCCACGAGCAGCTGCCGCCCACCGCCGCCCGGCTGTTCCGGGCGCTCGGCCTGCACCCGGGCCCGATGGTCGACCCGTACACCGCCGCTGCCCTCGCCGACCTCGAACACCACACCGCCGCCGAGGCGTTGGAGCAGCTCGCGGCCACCCACCTGGTCACCGAGACCGGCTTCGAGCAGTACACCCTGCACGACCTGGTGTGGCTGTACGCCCGCCAACTCGCCGCCGAGACCGGCCGGTCCGAGCAGCGCACCGCCCGGGCCCGGCTCGCCGACCAGTACCTGTACGCGGGCCTGGCCGCCGCGCAGTGCGCCGAACCCGGCAGCAAGCCCTGCTGCGAGCCGCCCGCCGGCAGCCACCGTCCGCGCGCCGTACCCGAGTTCACCGACGTCGAGGACGCCCTGCAGTGGATCGGCGCGCACCGCGAGACGCTCGCCGAGGTGATCGCCACCACGAGCCCGGAGCGGGCCTGGCGGCTGGTGCTCACCCAGTGGCCGCTGATCCTGCGCCGGGTGCGCGACGGCTGGGTGCCGCAGCTCCAACTCGCCCTGGAGGCCGCGATGGAGACCGGCCACACGGACGGCGAGAGCCAGGTCCGGGCCCTGCTCGGCTGGGTGCTGGTCTCCAACCGCCGCCTGCACGAGGCCGCGATCTGCCTCACCCCAGCCGCCGAGCTCGCCGCCCGGGCCGGAAACCAGGTCGGCCGGGCGATCGCGCTGATCAACCTGGCCGCCGTGCACTCCGAACTCGCCGACCACGGCGCGGCCGGTGCGGGCCTGGCCCAGGCGCTGGAGATCGCGATGGCCGCCGACCACCCGCACACCGTCGCCCTCGCGCTCCAGCACCTCGCCCGCCACCACCTGGACGCCGGCCGCCCCCGCCCCGCCCTCGACCACGCCCTGCACGGCATCGCGCTGGCCACCGAGGAGGGCCCCGGCCCGCGCCGCGTCCTGCTGCACACCACCGCGGGCGAGGCCCTCTCCGCGCTCGGCCGCCACCCCGAGGCCCGCGCCCGGCTCGGCGCGGCCCTCGGCGAAGCCGAGCAGATCGGCCACGACGAGGCCACCGCCGAGGTGCTGCGCGCCCTGGCCCGCGCCGAGGAGGCCGCCGGCCTCGCCGCCCCCGCCGCCGCGTACCGCCGCCGGGCCGACCTGCTGTCGCCGATCTGAGCCGAGCCGGTCCCGAGCCGAGCCGGTCCTGGGCCGAGCCGGTCCTGGGCCCCGTCCCCGTTGCCTGCACCTGCCCCTGCACCTGCCCCTGCACCTGCCCCTGCACCTGCCCCTGCACCTGCACCTGCACCTGCACCTGCCCCTGCCCCTGCCCCGGTGCCGGGCCTCCGGGCAGGTGGCCCGCCCGATCGGGCAGCGGGTCCGTACCGGCGCCGCGCGATCGGGCAGCGGGTCGCGCGGGTGGCGGCCCGGCAGGGTGCTGACCTGCGGCGATGCCGGGCGGCTGCGTGCCGGGGGCCGTTGCGCACCGTGACGGTGGGACGTTAACCAGGCGCAGCCGAAAGGCAAACCCGGTCCGGGAGACTGGTGGCACGGCAGTGCGCCCCGCCCGGCCGGTCCCAGCGCGCCGTCCCCCCGTGCGGCGGGGACCGGCCGGGCGGGCGTACGGCCCCGGTGGTGGGGGCGGCGTGACGGCGGGTGGGACTGCCGGGACGTCCGCCGACGGCCGGGCGGAGCCGTTTCCGCCGTCGGCCGACCCGGGGTCGTGACGCCCGGCCGCCGGGTCCGGTGTGGGGCCGGACCCGGCGGTGCCCCGAACCGAAGGGGCGCCGCGATCGCGCGCGGTGCGTGCGCGTCCGGGCAGTCGGGGGCCCGGTTGGAGCGGACCTGTACGGAAGTTCATTGACAGCTCGTCAACACGGTCGGTCTAATGCTGCTTCCGCTGAACGCACAGCTCACCCGGGGGAAGCAGTGGGGCAGTCCAGGATCGATGCGATGTTCGAGCGCGACCGTGCCGCAGGTGGTGCGGGAATCGTGCTGGAGGAGGTGTCCGGCGGCCGTGCCGTCGCGCGGATGAAGGTCACCGAGGAGATGGCCAACGCGCACGGGATCGGGCACGGCGGCTACGTCTTCCTGCTCGCCGACACCGCGTTCGCGTACGCCTGCAACAGCTACGGCCCGGTCGCGCTCGCGCAGGGCGCGCAGGTCACCTTCCTGGCGCCCGCGCAGCTCGGCGACACCCTGGTCGCGGAGGCGGTCGAGCGGACCCTGGCGGGTCGGCAGGGCGTCTACGACGTCACGGTGCGGACGGAGGCGGGGGCGGTGGTCGCCGAGTTCCGGGGGCAGAGCGTGCTGGTTGCCGGGGTGCCGCACAGCAGCTGAGCGGGCCCGTACGGTCCGGCGGCGGCCCCGCGACGGCGACGGCCCCGCGACGGCCGCGAGGCCGGGTCGGGCGGTCCGCATCGAGCGGCGGGCCCTCACCGGACGGCGGGTCCCGCTGTGCGGGCGGCGTAACCGCCGACCGTCCGCCCCGGAGACAGTCGTGAAATGCGCTCTTCCTACAGTCGCCACAGGCAGGCACAGGTCGAACGGAAGGGCCCTCCCGTGGCCGGACGAGTGGCGCAGGACGCAGCGGGACCGCAGCGGCCGGGGACCGAACAGGTCAGGTCGGTCTGCTCCTACTGCGGGGTGGGCTGCGGCCTGCTCCTGGAGGTCGGCACCGGCCCGGACGGCCGCCGCGCCGTGCGGAGGGTCTCCGGCGACCCGGAGCACCCGGCCAACCGCGGCCGGCTCTGCACCAAGGGCGCGACCACCGCGGACATGCTGGCCGCGCCCGGACGCCTCGGCACCGCCCTGGTGCGCACCGTCCGGGGCGAGGACGCGGTGCCCGTGCCGGTCGCCGAGGCGATCGCCGCCACCGGCCGCCGGCTGCGCGCGATCGTGGACGAGCACGGGCCGGACGCGTTCGCGCTGTACGTGTCGGGGCAGCTGAGCCTGGAGGCCCAGTACCTGGCGAACAAGCTCGCCAAGGGGTACGTCCGCACCAACCGGATCGAGTCCAACTCCCGCCTGTGCATGGCCAGCGCCGGGACGGGCTACAAGCTGTCGCTCGGCGCG is part of the Kitasatospora setae KM-6054 genome and harbors:
- a CDS encoding AfsR/SARP family transcriptional regulator gives rise to the protein MKFRLLGAVTADGADGELQLGPEKRRSLLALLLLRRNRAVSVAQLTEALWVDEPPANARTVVQSHVSRLRALLAEARADRYGVQLATAGDAYTLHLPEGLLDVEQFDALVAAARGEQRSTEVVGALEHALGLWRGPALTGTVSSAPLEAWRQTLEENRLAAVEALADHLQRLGEPARAAELLRAETVAHPLRESLVSALMLALFRAGRQCDAIDWYHRTRESLADRLGVDPGRALNAAYERILRGEGAEGGPAAGPEAAGGPPLSAPAPGFTPAAGAAGAATADATVDAGAGAGAGAAYGAKPSIPAQRTSFRSGAAMGTAGTAFQPQYRPEPQAAPRPQAASEPPPAGLPSVIQPSVMQPSVVQPSAADAPVGGEVPSVVDLLPRAPRGFYGRVAELAALGDALRTGPDGAIALVTGPAGVGKTALALRWAHLNGERFPDGVLFADLGGFSDRPDREVGDVLAEFLVALGTAHEELPPTLAGRAALYRRVSTGRRLLVVIDNARESEQVRPLLPAGADSAALVTSRHRMLALVASELARPVPLTVLRPEESAALLARVLGPGRIAAEPTASRELADLCDGLPLALRVAAAKAAADPRRGLAVVVDQLRHEQRRLSHLAAEEISVTSALRISHEQLPPTAARLFRALGLHPGPMVDPYTAAALADLEHHTAAEALEQLAATHLVTETGFEQYTLHDLVWLYARQLAAETGRSEQRTARARLADQYLYAGLAAAQCAEPGSKPCCEPPAGSHRPRAVPEFTDVEDALQWIGAHRETLAEVIATTSPERAWRLVLTQWPLILRRVRDGWVPQLQLALEAAMETGHTDGESQVRALLGWVLVSNRRLHEAAICLTPAAELAARAGNQVGRAIALINLAAVHSELADHGAAGAGLAQALEIAMAADHPHTVALALQHLARHHLDAGRPRPALDHALHGIALATEEGPGPRRVLLHTTAGEALSALGRHPEARARLGAALGEAEQIGHDEATAEVLRALARAEEAAGLAAPAAAYRRRADLLSPI
- the paaI gene encoding hydroxyphenylacetyl-CoA thioesterase PaaI, translated to MFERDRAAGGAGIVLEEVSGGRAVARMKVTEEMANAHGIGHGGYVFLLADTAFAYACNSYGPVALAQGAQVTFLAPAQLGDTLVAEAVERTLAGRQGVYDVTVRTEAGAVVAEFRGQSVLVAGVPHSS